Proteins encoded together in one Pontiella desulfatans window:
- a CDS encoding GldG family protein, which yields MKRLLTSLNSIVAVLLALVVVQMVSFIALRNPVRANWSGRTYYDLSEKTLNLLDELEQQITVTVFFQEEHKLFYDIENLLEEYQYHSRNIKVEWVDPLRDMARTEQLAGKYGLTEAQVVVFDIGDNRKVVKQSDLADSAVLAGQKDATYTTFKGEQAFSSAIYGLMQGEKPKVYFLVGHGEHRVSDFDQISGYSKIGTVVLGDNLEIDELMLSGEKQVPEDTGALIISGPTKTMSTVEVEMIENYLTRGGRMLVMLDALNETGLEPMLRRWGVGLRQDIVVDPENTLRGNDVHIRRFNAHPISMKMDSIVQFFLPRSIMPLLEEEDTSAEDRPAVVPLFYTSDKSWSETQVEDSSAKFDEGTGDLRGNDPRRPISLGVAVERGATQKMLDVQIKPSRMVVFGDSDFVSNGSMVGGNVDLFMSALNWLLDREELMAIAPKPIEEVKLSLSKKQLRSMFWLNVTGIPAIAVVLGLLVWMRRRK from the coding sequence ATGAAACGACTCCTAACCAGCCTAAACTCGATTGTTGCCGTCCTGCTCGCCTTGGTGGTGGTGCAGATGGTCAGCTTCATCGCCTTGCGGAATCCGGTTCGCGCGAACTGGAGCGGGCGCACCTACTACGACCTTTCGGAAAAAACCCTCAACCTGCTCGATGAACTGGAGCAGCAGATCACCGTTACGGTGTTCTTCCAGGAGGAGCACAAGCTTTTCTACGATATTGAAAACCTGCTCGAGGAATACCAATACCATTCCCGCAACATCAAGGTGGAGTGGGTCGATCCGCTGCGCGACATGGCCCGGACGGAACAACTGGCGGGAAAGTATGGGCTGACCGAGGCCCAGGTGGTCGTCTTCGACATCGGCGACAACCGCAAGGTGGTCAAGCAGTCCGATCTTGCCGATAGTGCCGTCCTGGCCGGGCAGAAGGACGCAACCTATACGACCTTCAAGGGCGAGCAGGCGTTCTCCAGCGCGATCTACGGCTTGATGCAGGGCGAAAAACCCAAGGTCTATTTTCTCGTGGGGCACGGTGAACACCGGGTGAGCGATTTCGACCAGATTTCCGGCTATTCGAAGATCGGCACCGTGGTGCTGGGCGACAACCTGGAAATCGACGAACTGATGCTCAGTGGTGAGAAGCAGGTGCCGGAGGATACCGGGGCGCTGATCATTTCCGGGCCCACGAAAACCATGAGCACGGTGGAAGTGGAAATGATCGAGAACTATCTCACCCGCGGTGGCCGTATGCTGGTCATGCTCGATGCCCTCAACGAAACCGGCCTCGAACCCATGCTGCGGCGCTGGGGGGTCGGCCTGCGCCAGGATATCGTGGTGGATCCCGAAAACACGCTGCGGGGCAACGACGTCCACATCCGGCGGTTCAACGCCCATCCGATCAGCATGAAGATGGATTCGATTGTCCAGTTCTTCCTGCCTCGCTCGATCATGCCGCTGCTGGAGGAGGAAGACACCTCCGCCGAAGACCGCCCCGCGGTGGTGCCGCTCTTCTATACCTCCGATAAAAGCTGGTCGGAGACCCAGGTGGAGGATTCAAGCGCCAAGTTCGACGAGGGCACGGGCGATCTGCGCGGGAACGATCCGCGCCGGCCGATATCGCTCGGCGTGGCGGTGGAGCGCGGCGCCACCCAGAAGATGCTGGATGTGCAAATCAAGCCGTCGCGCATGGTCGTCTTCGGCGATTCGGATTTTGTGTCGAACGGGAGCATGGTCGGCGGCAATGTCGACCTTTTCATGAGCGCCCTGAACTGGCTGCTGGATCGCGAGGAGTTGATGGCCATTGCTCCCAAACCGATTGAAGAGGTGAAGTTGAGCCTTTCGAAAAAACAACTCCGCAGCATGTTCTGGCTCAATGTCACCGGGATTCCGGCGATTGCCGTTGTTCTGGGCCTGCTGGTTTGGATGCGGAGAAGGAAATAG
- a CDS encoding ABC transporter permease, whose translation MSVFFSLLKKELRTCFYSPIAYVVMFFFWVLTGGNFIWLLGQLASGESLTVATQLMFSGPFLSISLPFVIPLITMRLFAEEKKLGTLEALLTTSVRVPELVLAKFFGALVFYVVLWLPVFAYAFIQSHLCSVDVVGFPDAGALRAGAVGVLLVGSLYIAVGLFMSSLTSNQIVAAIGGIAILFGSSFSLAILAYSAQNPALRIIGQYFSSYVHMMDFARGIVDSRIVIMYLSYAVWFLFAATKVVESRRA comes from the coding sequence GTGAGCGTGTTCTTTAGCTTGTTGAAGAAGGAGCTTCGCACCTGTTTCTATTCGCCGATCGCCTATGTGGTGATGTTCTTTTTCTGGGTGCTGACGGGCGGCAACTTCATCTGGTTGCTCGGGCAGCTGGCCTCCGGCGAGTCGCTGACGGTGGCGACGCAGCTGATGTTCAGCGGGCCTTTCCTTTCGATTTCGCTGCCCTTCGTCATTCCCCTGATCACGATGCGGCTGTTCGCCGAGGAAAAGAAGCTGGGCACCCTGGAGGCCTTGCTGACGACTTCGGTCCGGGTGCCGGAGCTGGTGCTGGCCAAGTTTTTCGGTGCGCTGGTTTTCTATGTGGTGCTGTGGCTGCCGGTGTTCGCCTATGCCTTCATCCAGAGCCACCTGTGCTCGGTCGATGTGGTCGGGTTCCCCGATGCCGGCGCCCTGCGTGCCGGGGCGGTGGGGGTGCTGCTGGTGGGTTCGCTCTACATTGCCGTCGGCCTGTTCATGTCGAGCCTGACCTCGAACCAGATCGTGGCGGCGATCGGGGGGATCGCCATCCTGTTCGGCTCTTCGTTCAGCCTGGCGATCCTGGCCTATTCCGCCCAGAATCCCGCGTTGCGGATCATTGGCCAGTATTTTTCCTCGTATGTGCACATGATGGACTTCGCCCGCGGCATCGTGGACAGCCGGATCGTCATCATGTATTTGAGCTACGCGGTCTGGTTCCTGTTCGCCGCAACCAAGGTGGTCGAAAGCCGCCGCGCCTGA
- a CDS encoding ABC transporter ATP-binding protein produces the protein MIKVSGVTKKYPARLAVDDISFEVNRGEIVGFLGPNGAGKTTTMRMLTGYLPMNSGSIEVAGFDVARQPQEVRHRIGYLPESCPLYPEMRVDEYLRFRAELKGVKASARKAKINEVKEQCGLTEVGKRIIGQLSKGYRQRVGLADSLVHDPDLLVLDEPTVGLDPFQIRQVRELITQLAERHTILLSTHILQEVEAICERILIINEGKIVASDTEENLHRKLHACSIIEMEILAEKAAAVEQVGRLGGMDVRNASELADGWLWLEIEADSASMRVELFNLAVAEGWALRELSEQQHSLEETFVQITRNKGGDS, from the coding sequence ATGATCAAGGTTTCTGGGGTAACGAAAAAATATCCGGCGCGTCTGGCGGTGGACGATATTTCGTTCGAGGTCAATCGAGGTGAAATCGTCGGGTTTCTTGGCCCTAACGGGGCGGGGAAGACCACCACGATGCGCATGCTGACCGGCTACCTGCCGATGAATTCGGGGTCGATCGAGGTGGCCGGGTTCGATGTGGCCCGGCAACCGCAGGAGGTACGCCACCGGATTGGCTACCTGCCGGAGAGCTGCCCGCTCTATCCCGAGATGCGCGTGGATGAATATTTGCGCTTCCGCGCCGAACTCAAGGGCGTGAAGGCCTCCGCGCGCAAGGCCAAGATCAACGAGGTCAAGGAGCAGTGCGGACTGACCGAGGTCGGCAAGCGCATCATCGGCCAGCTTTCGAAGGGCTACCGACAGCGGGTCGGCCTGGCCGACAGCCTGGTGCACGATCCCGACCTGCTGGTGCTCGACGAGCCGACCGTGGGGCTGGACCCCTTCCAGATCCGCCAGGTGCGCGAATTGATTACGCAGCTGGCCGAACGCCACACCATCCTGCTCTCCACCCATATCCTCCAGGAGGTGGAGGCCATCTGCGAGCGCATCCTGATCATCAACGAGGGGAAGATCGTTGCCTCGGACACCGAGGAAAACCTCCACCGCAAGCTGCACGCCTGCTCGATCATCGAAATGGAAATCCTGGCCGAAAAGGCGGCCGCCGTGGAACAGGTTGGAAGGCTTGGCGGGATGGATGTGCGCAATGCCTCCGAGCTGGCCGATGGCTGGCTGTGGCTGGAAATCGAGGCCGATTCGGCCTCGATGCGGGTGGAGCTGTTCAACCTGGCGGTGGCCGAGGGGTGGGCGCTGCGCGAGCTCAGCGAGCAGCAGCATTCGCTCGAGGAGACGTTTGTGCAGATCACCCGCAACAAGGGAGGTGACTCGTGA
- a CDS encoding DUF6485 family protein, with translation MAGSCPNKEENLKHCTCSYNCDKRGLCCECVAYHRAKGAIPGCFFTTAGEATWDRSAANFCRDCGTR, from the coding sequence ATGGCCGGGTCTTGCCCCAACAAAGAAGAGAATCTCAAGCACTGCACCTGTTCCTACAACTGCGACAAGCGCGGCCTGTGCTGCGAGTGCGTCGCCTACCACCGCGCCAAGGGCGCCATCCCCGGCTGTTTCTTCACGACGGCGGGCGAAGCCACCTGGGATCGCTCCGCCGCGAACTTTTGCCGGGATTGCGGCACCCGCTGA
- the hisC gene encoding histidinol-phosphate transaminase has product MKNLIRKSVRAMSGYVPGEQPKIAGIVKLNTNENPYLPSPDVQDILSMVDVAVLSRYPDPVCIELRKAIAELHGCEIENVFVGNGSDEVLALCIRAFVERDGSVGYFDPSYSLYPVLADIEDVEKKPVPLDARFGWQMPDDYSAALFFLTNPNAPTSFGFGRAHVESFVKSFGGVVLIDEAYADFADENCMDLALENENVLVARTLSKAYSLAGIRLGYCVGNAELIGAMHKIKDSYNVNYLTQEIARVAILDQDTMKANVSAIVATRKMVAEKLAELGFQVGNSQTNFLWVKPLGIGAKSLFEALRKKNIIVRYFGNDERTKDYLRITVGTAPEMLKFLDATEAILNGVD; this is encoded by the coding sequence ATGAAAAATTTAATTAGAAAATCGGTGCGGGCGATGTCGGGATATGTTCCGGGCGAACAGCCTAAGATTGCCGGTATCGTTAAGCTGAATACCAATGAGAACCCGTATCTGCCTTCGCCGGATGTGCAGGATATTTTGTCGATGGTCGATGTTGCGGTGTTGTCGCGCTATCCCGATCCGGTCTGCATCGAGCTGCGCAAGGCGATTGCCGAGCTGCACGGTTGCGAAATCGAAAACGTGTTTGTGGGCAATGGGTCGGACGAGGTTCTGGCGTTGTGCATCCGCGCGTTCGTGGAGCGCGATGGTTCGGTGGGGTATTTCGATCCGTCGTATTCGCTCTATCCCGTGCTGGCCGACATCGAGGATGTGGAAAAGAAGCCGGTTCCGCTCGATGCCCGGTTCGGATGGCAGATGCCGGACGACTATTCGGCCGCACTCTTTTTCCTGACCAACCCAAACGCGCCGACCAGCTTCGGGTTTGGCCGGGCCCATGTGGAGTCCTTCGTGAAGTCGTTCGGCGGGGTGGTGCTGATCGACGAAGCCTATGCGGACTTTGCCGATGAAAACTGCATGGATCTGGCGCTCGAAAACGAAAATGTGCTGGTTGCCCGCACGTTGTCGAAAGCCTATTCGCTGGCCGGCATCCGCTTGGGATACTGCGTCGGCAACGCCGAATTGATCGGGGCGATGCATAAGATCAAGGATTCCTACAACGTCAACTATCTCACGCAGGAGATTGCCCGCGTGGCCATCCTCGACCAGGATACGATGAAGGCCAATGTTTCGGCGATCGTTGCAACCCGCAAGATGGTTGCCGAAAAGCTGGCCGAACTCGGGTTCCAGGTCGGGAATTCGCAGACGAACTTCCTGTGGGTCAAACCATTGGGCATTGGGGCGAAGTCCCTGTTCGAGGCGTTGCGCAAGAAAAACATCATTGTCCGCTATTTCGGCAACGACGAGCGCACGAAGGATTACCTCCGCATCACGGTTGGAACCGCCCCCGAAATGCTCAAGTTCCTCGATGCAACCGAAGCAATCCTCAACGGAGTTGACTGA
- a CDS encoding PIN domain-containing protein has translation MSVEVFVDTNVLVYSFDSTDPVKHAIAQRRLDELWVQNVAVALSIQVLQEFYVTMLRKGGERAFFREVVEHYMCREIVENSKGLLRRALDIHQEFGTSFYDANIIAAAQVVGAKELWSEDFNTGQDYGGVVAVNPFEGK, from the coding sequence ATGAGCGTTGAGGTGTTCGTTGATACCAATGTGCTGGTCTATTCCTTTGACAGTACTGATCCGGTAAAGCATGCCATTGCTCAACGGCGTCTGGACGAGCTTTGGGTGCAAAACGTTGCTGTGGCGTTGAGCATTCAGGTTTTGCAGGAATTTTATGTTACGATGCTTCGCAAAGGCGGGGAACGCGCCTTTTTTCGTGAGGTGGTTGAGCATTATATGTGTCGGGAAATTGTAGAGAATTCCAAGGGGCTTTTGCGTAGGGCGTTGGATATTCATCAGGAATTCGGAACATCGTTCTACGATGCGAACATCATTGCCGCTGCGCAGGTAGTAGGGGCGAAGGAATTGTGGTCTGAGGATTTTAATACGGGACAGGATTATGGCGGTGTGGTTGCCGTTAATCCATTTGAGGGAAAATGA
- a CDS encoding DUF6364 family protein → MTKNITLRMDEQLLKDVKHIAVEHDMSVSAWITQVVEKATKRDFRYEEAKAFVMKAMEEAPAYGGKMPTRDEMHER, encoded by the coding sequence ATGACCAAAAACATTACATTGCGGATGGATGAGCAATTGCTTAAAGACGTAAAGCACATTGCCGTTGAGCATGATATGTCGGTTTCGGCGTGGATTACGCAGGTGGTTGAAAAGGCGACTAAACGGGATTTTCGATACGAGGAGGCCAAAGCTTTTGTCATGAAGGCTATGGAAGAGGCTCCGGCCTACGGTGGTAAAATGCCGACTCGGGATGAAATGCATGAGCGTTGA
- a CDS encoding DUF7017 domain-containing protein, giving the protein MLTAKDVFNMLKNGQVDEALALARTLYAEEQDNAWNLRALLGALSAHAKRGYRDDVLEEFRVLQHQHPQDTDVDKAIAWEIWYLIVASLRQDDPDRQLIRNLLREYGRLNVDKPSDIHSRILEVTARAAHDDSFPSFCGFLHWWDVSNLRDDDFNPNTSNDGGTYPSVVERVIQGLGKVLKGEANLERVRFSAEFIRKHYEKYPEQNWFPYYLAIALIRSGKPDEARVLLIQIVRKKQTESWAWHHLSECYSAGDPIKLACLCKAVLCRAPQPQFLLSVRMDLAKELHVAGYNEVAKHEIETVVQVRNSNNWPIRGELLDITRSAWFLGAVAKDGGVLFKKLALNATEVLTDGLPWHPANLGVKNVPVGKRKDMFAILDVRQEPDVVTSIFVKMKSFSDLLNSETGTALEVQFDDSSSKPVVVGLRLRSGETWDIIPKTIALIVRVNNDKGVTTLLTETGVECFCFYNDLPPAHSLLPGTVVHCGIVPDQKRTKVRFIEPYNGIISSSQWKDYCGVFRPREKGGGHVDCIFVHANLSAGFNKGSKVRGVAIKKLDTRNTRPWWDAVTALLSEQD; this is encoded by the coding sequence ATGCTGACAGCTAAAGACGTATTCAATATGCTCAAGAACGGGCAGGTCGATGAGGCTCTCGCTCTGGCGCGCACGCTATACGCCGAAGAACAAGATAACGCATGGAATCTGCGTGCTTTATTAGGAGCGCTTTCCGCACATGCTAAACGCGGCTATCGTGATGATGTTTTGGAAGAATTTAGAGTGCTTCAGCATCAGCATCCTCAAGACACAGATGTGGATAAAGCCATTGCTTGGGAGATCTGGTATTTGATTGTTGCCTCTCTGAGGCAAGACGACCCGGATCGCCAGCTCATAAGGAATTTGTTGAGGGAATACGGTAGATTAAACGTTGATAAGCCGTCTGATATTCATTCTCGCATCTTGGAAGTCACCGCACGTGCTGCGCATGACGATTCGTTCCCTTCCTTCTGTGGCTTCTTGCATTGGTGGGATGTATCGAATCTGAGAGATGATGATTTTAATCCAAATACCAGTAACGATGGCGGTACGTATCCAAGTGTTGTCGAGCGCGTAATCCAAGGTTTGGGGAAGGTTCTTAAAGGCGAAGCTAATTTGGAACGAGTGCGCTTTTCTGCAGAATTCATACGGAAGCATTATGAGAAGTATCCAGAACAGAATTGGTTTCCATACTATTTGGCGATCGCGCTAATTCGATCAGGGAAACCTGATGAAGCAAGAGTTCTCCTGATTCAAATCGTTCGTAAAAAACAAACAGAATCGTGGGCTTGGCACCATCTTTCTGAATGCTATTCGGCAGGTGACCCCATAAAACTCGCTTGTTTATGTAAGGCAGTGTTGTGCCGAGCTCCCCAGCCACAGTTTCTCTTGTCTGTACGAATGGATTTGGCCAAGGAGTTGCATGTTGCCGGCTATAACGAAGTGGCTAAGCATGAAATTGAGACGGTGGTGCAGGTGCGGAATTCCAACAATTGGCCAATTAGAGGTGAGCTGTTAGATATAACGCGTTCTGCATGGTTTTTAGGTGCCGTCGCAAAAGATGGGGGCGTTCTTTTTAAAAAGTTGGCCTTAAATGCGACAGAGGTGTTGACGGATGGTCTGCCGTGGCACCCAGCCAATCTCGGCGTGAAGAATGTTCCCGTTGGAAAACGGAAGGATATGTTTGCAATTCTCGATGTTCGGCAGGAGCCGGATGTGGTTACGAGCATTTTCGTTAAAATGAAGTCATTTTCTGACCTTCTGAATAGCGAAACCGGGACTGCGCTCGAAGTTCAGTTTGATGATTCATCCAGCAAGCCGGTGGTAGTGGGTTTGCGACTGAGAAGTGGTGAAACTTGGGATATTATTCCCAAAACGATTGCTCTTATTGTGCGTGTCAATAATGACAAAGGGGTAACAACGCTCCTGACCGAAACTGGTGTCGAGTGTTTTTGTTTCTATAACGATCTGCCACCAGCCCATTCGTTGTTGCCAGGGACTGTTGTGCATTGTGGTATTGTTCCAGACCAAAAACGTACAAAAGTACGGTTCATTGAACCATATAATGGGATCATCAGCAGCTCGCAGTGGAAAGACTATTGCGGAGTCTTTCGTCCGCGTGAAAAAGGAGGAGGGCATGTTGATTGCATTTTTGTACATGCTAACCTCTCTGCGGGTTTTAATAAAGGGTCGAAGGTTCGAGGTGTCGCTATCAAGAAATTGGATACTCGCAACACCAGACCCTGGTGGGATGCTGTTACTGCTTTGTTGTCAGAACAAGATTAA
- a CDS encoding ATP-dependent DNA helicase, whose protein sequence is MGIEIMTLTPQQEQAISKLSEFFKSSERCFILKGYAGTGKTFLLGHLAESLASRSKEVWLLAPTGRAARVLSRKTGYSASTIHRATYDLKELVEHDDETASFKFYFRTKDVTTDNLDVVVFVDEASMVSDKHSEGEFIRFGSGRLLSDLIHILRLKEPTQKTKLVLVGDPAQLPPVNSATSPALDANYLFREHGISAREYELKEVVRQKSESPILREATAIRNTLASEFHNCLCIKPAPPCIESIQQPDLPSRYIEANSGARLPRAICIAYTNATCLNLNVAVRSNLFGGDGMQAAASSDVLMVIRNSPSTGLLNGDLVSVLWADEEPEEVPVRVGTELVSIRFRNIRILAESEDGSDIQIGTKIVENLLFSEKRDLSPVEQKALYVHFKMRYPKLRSNTKEFAQALQADPYFNALQVKFGYAVTCHKAQGGEWDDVFVYFEHARTDALSLRWAYTALTRAKSRLFGVNLPDRQPWANAVVNDGNVSCDVTPVAEDIAATKWDGLFPEEPPFLLAQHRRMVAALDGAGITIESVEVRANNYYWRYVACRDSARSTLNVWFKNNGELKPAILPRAGMDEVLGKEALLCLQLHHLPVMPHEEAIEFPSGKPFLRAFYDECMMPRAQAIGAKILRVDHNDYQEKYHVSKGACVATIVVYYDKDGKIGNCRLESGGQRLFDEMMRDT, encoded by the coding sequence GTGGGCATTGAGATCATGACGTTGACGCCACAACAAGAACAAGCGATTTCAAAGCTAAGCGAATTCTTTAAGAGTAGTGAACGGTGCTTTATTCTCAAAGGATATGCCGGAACAGGAAAGACCTTCCTGCTTGGTCATCTTGCGGAATCTCTGGCAAGCAGGAGCAAGGAGGTCTGGCTACTGGCACCCACTGGCAGGGCGGCTCGTGTGTTGTCTAGAAAAACGGGATACTCAGCCTCCACCATTCATCGAGCAACCTATGACCTAAAAGAGTTAGTTGAGCATGATGATGAGACTGCTTCCTTTAAATTCTATTTCCGAACCAAGGATGTGACGACTGATAACCTTGACGTGGTCGTGTTCGTTGATGAAGCATCAATGGTTTCGGATAAGCATTCTGAGGGAGAGTTTATTCGCTTTGGCAGTGGTCGCCTACTTTCTGATTTGATCCACATCCTAAGGCTGAAAGAGCCGACGCAGAAAACCAAGTTGGTTTTGGTAGGCGATCCGGCGCAACTTCCGCCGGTAAATTCGGCAACATCTCCGGCGTTGGATGCTAACTATTTGTTTCGTGAGCATGGTATTTCTGCCAGGGAGTATGAATTAAAAGAAGTTGTTCGGCAAAAATCCGAAAGCCCAATCCTTCGAGAGGCTACGGCGATCAGAAATACCTTGGCTTCAGAGTTTCACAACTGCTTATGCATTAAGCCGGCTCCTCCTTGTATTGAATCAATCCAGCAGCCTGATCTGCCAAGCCGGTACATCGAGGCGAACTCTGGGGCTCGTTTACCACGAGCGATATGCATTGCATATACAAATGCGACATGCCTGAATCTTAACGTTGCAGTTCGGTCAAACCTGTTTGGGGGCGATGGAATGCAAGCGGCCGCCTCATCTGATGTTTTGATGGTGATTCGTAATAGCCCTTCCACGGGACTCCTCAATGGGGATCTTGTGAGCGTTCTTTGGGCTGACGAAGAACCAGAAGAGGTTCCGGTTCGAGTTGGCACCGAATTGGTGAGTATTCGGTTTCGGAATATTCGTATTCTTGCTGAATCTGAGGATGGTAGCGATATTCAAATCGGGACGAAAATCGTGGAAAATCTTCTATTCAGTGAAAAAAGGGATCTGTCGCCGGTCGAGCAAAAGGCACTCTACGTGCATTTCAAAATGAGGTATCCGAAGCTTCGCTCCAATACCAAGGAGTTCGCCCAAGCGCTTCAAGCCGATCCATACTTTAACGCCCTCCAAGTGAAGTTTGGTTATGCGGTCACATGTCATAAGGCCCAGGGAGGCGAGTGGGACGACGTGTTTGTTTACTTTGAACATGCTCGCACTGACGCATTAAGCTTGCGTTGGGCATATACGGCGCTGACTCGTGCCAAGAGTCGGTTGTTCGGAGTCAACCTGCCGGATCGCCAGCCATGGGCGAACGCAGTGGTCAATGATGGCAATGTGTCCTGCGACGTAACACCTGTTGCGGAAGATATTGCGGCGACAAAGTGGGATGGGCTGTTTCCAGAGGAACCCCCTTTCTTACTTGCACAGCACCGTCGCATGGTGGCCGCGCTTGACGGCGCGGGGATTACTATCGAAAGTGTGGAGGTTCGCGCCAACAACTACTACTGGCGATATGTTGCCTGTCGCGATTCTGCAAGATCAACTCTCAATGTCTGGTTTAAAAATAATGGAGAACTAAAGCCTGCAATACTCCCACGAGCAGGTATGGATGAGGTTCTTGGAAAGGAAGCTCTCCTTTGTCTTCAACTCCACCATTTGCCGGTTATGCCGCATGAAGAAGCTATTGAGTTCCCTAGCGGAAAGCCATTTCTTAGAGCCTTCTATGATGAATGCATGATGCCACGCGCTCAGGCAATTGGCGCAAAAATCCTGCGGGTAGATCACAACGACTACCAGGAAAAGTACCATGTATCCAAAGGTGCTTGTGTCGCGACTATCGTTGTGTACTACGATAAGGATGGAAAGATCGGAAACTGCCGGCTCGAAAGTGGAGGCCAGAGGTTGTTTGACGAAATGATGCGGGATACCTGA
- the hisD gene encoding histidinol dehydrogenase: protein MSNVRSYAPIVKWGTDKKYKKVDDFLLRPSVEEKAMEAAARILALVKESGDKAVIDCARLYDGSNMSTRRIRVKPEEIAAAKKAVDADFKKAAAEAHGRIVAFSKNGLRDDWKMKTPKGGMLGEKFVAYDRVGAYIPGGAAPLASTALMTLTLAKVAGVKELVACSPANADGKLNPYIIYALDLAGATEIYKIGGVHAIGAMAYGTKSIKKVRKIVGPGGPYVTAAKRQVYGDVALDMVAGPSEIAVLCDASANPAYVAADLLSQAEHGTGSEKAMLITTTQKQAEAVRAEVFKQAELLSRSEPINEVLKKGMLLVVVKDMADGMKLANLFAPEHMELIVKNPDNWVDKVENAGALFIGEWTPEAVGDFAAGPSHVLPTGGTAAYFSGLTVEDFRRRVSLIHFTKEDLEDTLPVVEAFGRIETLDGHARSASIRFE from the coding sequence ATGAGCAATGTGAGAAGCTATGCGCCGATTGTAAAGTGGGGGACTGACAAGAAATACAAGAAGGTCGATGATTTCCTTCTGCGTCCGTCCGTCGAGGAAAAGGCGATGGAGGCCGCCGCGCGCATCCTGGCGCTGGTGAAGGAGAGCGGCGATAAGGCGGTGATCGATTGCGCCCGCCTGTACGATGGTTCCAACATGTCGACCCGTCGCATCCGGGTGAAGCCGGAGGAGATCGCGGCCGCCAAAAAGGCCGTGGATGCCGATTTCAAGAAGGCGGCGGCGGAGGCCCATGGTCGGATCGTGGCATTTTCCAAGAATGGCCTGCGGGACGATTGGAAGATGAAAACCCCCAAGGGCGGCATGCTGGGCGAAAAATTCGTGGCCTACGACCGGGTCGGCGCCTACATCCCCGGAGGCGCGGCGCCACTGGCCTCGACCGCGCTCATGACGCTCACGCTCGCCAAGGTGGCCGGCGTGAAGGAGCTGGTGGCGTGTTCGCCGGCGAATGCCGACGGCAAGCTCAACCCCTACATCATCTATGCGCTGGATCTGGCCGGCGCCACCGAAATCTACAAGATCGGCGGCGTGCACGCGATCGGCGCCATGGCCTATGGCACCAAGTCGATCAAGAAAGTGCGCAAGATTGTCGGCCCCGGCGGCCCCTACGTCACCGCCGCCAAGCGCCAGGTGTATGGCGATGTTGCGCTCGACATGGTGGCCGGCCCCAGCGAGATTGCGGTGCTGTGCGATGCCTCGGCCAATCCGGCGTACGTTGCGGCCGACCTGCTTTCCCAGGCCGAGCATGGAACCGGTTCCGAAAAGGCCATGCTGATCACCACCACCCAGAAACAGGCCGAAGCGGTTCGCGCCGAAGTATTCAAGCAGGCCGAGCTGCTGTCGCGCTCCGAGCCGATCAACGAGGTGCTGAAAAAAGGGATGTTGCTGGTGGTCGTGAAAGACATGGCCGATGGCATGAAGCTGGCCAACCTGTTCGCCCCCGAGCACATGGAGCTGATTGTCAAGAATCCCGACAACTGGGTCGACAAGGTGGAGAATGCCGGTGCGCTGTTCATTGGCGAGTGGACGCCCGAGGCGGTGGGCGATTTTGCCGCCGGCCCCAGCCATGTTTTGCCGACGGGCGGGACGGCGGCCTATTTTTCCGGCCTGACGGTCGAGGATTTTCGCCGCCGCGTCAGCCTGATCCATTTCACGAAGGAAGACCTCGAAGACACCCTGCCGGTGGTGGAGGCCTTCGGGCGCATCGAAACCCTCGATGGCCACGCCCGCTCCGCCTCCATTCGGTTTGAGTAA